One genomic segment of Sminthopsis crassicaudata isolate SCR6 chromosome 4, ASM4859323v1, whole genome shotgun sequence includes these proteins:
- the ENPP5 gene encoding ectonucleotide pyrophosphatase/phosphodiesterase family member 5, with translation MDSKFCHVFFTLSLTISVTFSYHQDEQKVLLVSFDGFRWDYIYRVPTPNFDYIKEHGVYVKQVTNVFVTTTYPNHYTLVTGLYPESHGVIANDMYDSVRNKTFSLEHLEIYDSEFWEDATPIWITNQKAGHETGAAMWPGTDVKIHGEFPTYYMPYNQSVSFEDRVTRIIEWFKLKKSINFALLYWEDPDEMGHNLGPDNPLMDSVISDIDSKIGYLMKELMKEKLWNTVNLIITSDHGMTQCSGERIIELDHYINPNDYFLIDSSPVRGILPKKGKVDEIYAALNNAHPNLTVYKKEDIPERFHYKHHHRIQPILIMADKGWTIIQNRSNTFMLGNHGYDNEFSDMHPLFLAHGPTFKKNISKDSMNSTDLYPLLCHILNIPPMPHNGSLANIKELLSETVPTVIPHSMMTPQSNVNLRIYKLQSYAYFIGVFLGSMIVIVFLIVFIKHLTHSQMPTIQERNVEIAQPLLWS, from the exons ATGGATTCAAAATTCTGCCATGTGTTCTTCACACTCTCTTTAACAATTTCAGTCACATTTTCCTACCACCAAGATGAGCAGAAAGTCTTGCTAGTTTCTTTTGATGGATTCCGTTGGGATTACATCTACAGAGTTCCCACAcccaattttgattatatcaaggaGCATGGTGTCTATGTCAAGCAAGTTACTAATGTTTTTGTTACAACAACTTATCCTAATCACTATACTTTGGTGACTGGTCTCTACCCAGAGAGTCATGGTGTAATTGCCAATGACATGTATGACTCTGTCCGGAACAAGACCTTCTCCTTGGAGCACTTGGAAATCTATGATTCAGAATTTTGGGAAGATGCAACTCCAATATGGATTACAAATCAAAAAGCAGGTCATGAGACAGGTGCTGCAATGTGGCCTGGGACAGATGTGAAAATACATGGAGAATTTCCTACTTATTATATGCCTTACAATCAGTCTGTTTCATTTGAAGACAGAGTCACAAGAATTATTGAATGGTTTAAGTTAAAGAAATCCATAAATTTTGCTCTTCTTTACTGGGAAGATCCTGATGAAATGGGTCACAATTTAGGGCCAGACAATCCACTCATGGACTCTGTCATTTCTGATATTGACAGTAAGATAGGCTATCTCATGAAAGAGCTGATGAAAGAAAAGTTGTGGAATACCGTGAACCTAATTATTACAAGTGATCATGGAATGACACAGTGTTCTGGGGAAAGAATCATAGAACTTGACCACTATATCAATCCAAATGACTATTTCCTGATAGACAGTTCACCAGTGAGAGGTATTTTGCCAAAAAAAG GTAAGGTGGACGAGATTTATGCAGCACTGAATAATGCCCATCCTAATCTGACTGTTTATAAAAAAGAGGACATTCCAGAAAGATTTCATTACAAGCACCATCACAGAATTCAACCCATTTTGATAATGGCTGACAAAGGATGGACCATTATACAGAATAGATCTAATACATTCATGT TAGGTAATCATGGTTACGATAATGAATTTTCTGATATGCATCCATTGTTCTTGGCCCATGGTCCTACTTTCAAGAAGAATATTTCAAAGGATTCCATGAACTCGACAGATTTGTATCCACTTCTGTGCCATATTCTTAACATTCCTCCAATGCCACACAATGGATCACTGGCAAACATAAAGGAACTTCTTTCTGAAACAGTTCCCACAGTGATTCCCCATAGTATGATGACTCCACAAAGCAATGTGAACTTAAGGATTTATAAACTGCAGTCATATGCATACTTTATTGGAGTTTTCCTCGGTAGCATGATAGTGATTGTGTTTctaatagtatttattaaacacttaactCATAGCCAAATGCCCACCATACAAGAGCGGAATGTTGAAATAGCTCAGCCATTGCTATGGTCCTAA